From a region of the Coffea arabica cultivar ET-39 chromosome 3e, Coffea Arabica ET-39 HiFi, whole genome shotgun sequence genome:
- the LOC140038533 gene encoding uncharacterized protein — protein sequence MQKKIFEKYFPASRAASLRKEICGIKQFHGESLYEYWERFTRLRTRCPQHQISDQLLIQYFYEGLLMNDRNIIDAASGGALVNKTTQEAWELIEQMAENCQQFGTREDVPTRKVNEVSSSSIQQQLSELTSFVRQIAVGNAQQAKVCGICTNIGHTTDSCPQLQEEGIEQANMASNMPMPRRQYDPYSNSYNPGWRDHPNLSYGGNKQQNFNPNRQQGFQQQYQTKNQPSSNPGMSLEDMVKTIASNTMKFQQDTEANNQEMRARMQNLENQMSQLASIVNRLDSQGKGKLPSQPEVNPKNVGAMTLRSGKEVEGPAPVAPKDKNEDRIEKELEEEGTLGINKEVIRIPMVPVKPKPPPFPSRLERPKK from the coding sequence ATgcagaaaaaaatttttgaaaaatattttcctgcgtcCAGAGCTGCTAGTTTGCGAAAGGAAATATGTGGCATCAAACAATTTCACGGGGAATCCTTGTATGAATATTGGGAGAGGTTCACCAGGCTGCGCACCCGATGCCCTCAACACCAAATAAGTGATCAACTGCTGATTCAGTACTTCTACGAGGGGCTACTGATGAACGATAGAAATATCATTGATGCAGCAAGTGGAGGTGCACTGGTGAATAAGACTACACAAGAGGCTTGGGAACTAATCGAGCAAATGGCAGAAAACTGCCAGCAGTTTGGTACAAGAGAAGATGTTCCTACGAGAAAGGTCAACGAGGTAAGCTCATCTTCCATTCAACAGCAGTTATCTGAATTAACCTCATTTGTTCGACAGATAGCTGTAGGAAATGCACAGCAGGCCAAAGTGTGTGGGATTTGTACGAACATTGGTCATACCACTGACTCGTGCCCACAGTTACAAGAGGAGGGAATTGAGCAAGCAAACATGGCTAGTAACATGCCCATGCCACGTAGACAGTATGACCCCTATTCCAACTCATACAATCCGGGTTGGAGGGatcatccaaatctgagctATGGGGGAAATAAGCAACAGAATTTCAACCCCAATAGACAACAGGGCTTCCAGCAACAATATCAAACAAAGAATCAACCCTCCTCTAACCCAGGTATGTCCTTAGAAGACATGGTTAAAACCATAGCCTCTAACACTATGAAATTTCAGCAGGACACTGAGGCCAACAATCAAGAGATGAGGGCACGTATGCAAAACTTGGAAAATCAGATGAGTCAATTGGCCTCAATTGTCAACCGGCTGGACTCCCAGGGAAAGGGAAAACTTCCATCCCAACCTGAGGTGAATCCCAAGAATGTAGGTGCAATGACCCTCAGGAGTGGGAAAGAGGTTGAAGGACCAGCACCAGTGGCTCCGAAGGACAAGAATGAGGACCGCATTGAGAAGGAGCTTGAGGAAGAAGGAACGCTCGGCATAAACAAAGAGGTAATACGTATCCCAATGGTTCCAGTTAAGCCTAAACCACCACCTTTTCCTAGCAGGTTGGAAAGGCCTAAAAAGTAA